The Setaria viridis chromosome 2, Setaria_viridis_v4.0, whole genome shotgun sequence DNA window ctccaacacgATTGCCTATTACAGATCAATAACAAGAATCAATAAGTCTAGACCAAGCAGCACGAACAAACAACCTCAAATGGATGAGCAACGAAGACAACAACCTGCAAATGACTATTGTGAGTTTGCAACCCTGTTGAATTTGCACAACAATTTGGGCAAAGCAGCATCCACTCCACTCTCCCTGCGCACCACCAAGAAACAACCTAAAGCTACACCCACCGTGCTGTTGGCGCACCACATCTGTTGCCTCTACAATTAATGATAGGCAAAATCTATCATTAGGATGAGGCTAGACACGCCATTTGAATTTCTACATGCAATGCAATACGCTATATTGAACAAATATTCAAAAAGTTCGATCTGAAATTTTACAGCCCCACTTATCGTATTCTTCTTTCGAGGTAGCACAGATACGAGCTAGGTAAATTGTTTGAAATAATAAGTGAATTGTCTTTTATCTTCCCATCAGATTAATCTTCTGCATCAGTTGGTAAGTGCATAGCTGCATATAGTCCGATTATTCTATTTTATAGACATAGAAAAAGGGTTAATAAAATTGGTGTATTTTACACCGCCAGTCAAAATCACGGCATCACCTGCTGTGTTGTCCTCTACCCCTCTACGGATATTCTTACTACAACTTGCGTATATAGTGTCGTTCCCAATAACGTCGTTCGTATGTGATGGGGACTTCCCCAACCGCCATGCATCTTGTTGTCTTGCACAGCAGTTCCTGTCTTCCTGAATTCGTCTTCCGAGTAGTGGTGCTCGCTTGCTCTTTTGCTAAGTGGTTACAgttttttttgaacttttgagTGGTACTGCGTACGCCCCGACCGGCCGCTACTTTGATCATCGCCTACCGTCCACGCATTTCATCTTGCAATCATGCATGCCATGTATGAAAGATACGGAGCAAAGCTATAGATCAATCTGGCAAGAGAACAAGACGTGGCAAACAGGAGCTGCTTCCGACTGCTTAATTAGAATaattagcagctctagcaacaCACAGATTTTGTGTGGTCTCCGCAGTATGGTGATGAGGTATTGAGGTCCTTCGTCCTTGTGTGGATTCAAGCTCTTCATGCCAACGGAGGATTGCTGGATGGGTTATGTAGTGGAAAGCTGGTGAATAAGTGTTCATTTATTTTTCTCTCCACGTCAACAGTCGATCAATGATCTTCCATCTATAGGTGGATGTTCAGATTGTCTAGATTGATGATGGCCCAAATTGCCAAATCTGTGGTGAAATCTGACCCTTAATTGCCTCTACGAGAGATTAATTAAAGAAAAAGGAGATTGTGAAGGTACAGTCGTACAGACATCTCCACCTGTCAAGTGTCAATATCATTTGACACTTACTCGGGTTGGTGCTATCGTGTGGTTGTTACCCTGGGTTGATACGGACCACATGTACAGTACACAAAACTGTTTCATTAGGGATTGGGGGAGTGTGGACAACACACACCACATGAACAGATTCTCAGATGCTTTTCTGTGCTGTCCTGTGGAccttggcagcagcagcatctcggCATTCGTGGCCCGTGGTTCTCCTTCAACGTCAACAGACTAGCTTTGCATGCAGGCCGTAGCGCGGCGACTGTTCCCTTCTGGTTCTTTGTAATTCAGGCCCGGGTTGCTAAACCTTAGCATCCCACTTTTtaagcaccttttagcacttgggcttccaaacaggggtgctaaaaggggtgtgctaaagtttagcaccccattttctttagcacacccaaggggtgctaaaaggtgctaatgggtgctaaaagtggtcccaagctCATTTTTTCCTCtgctgcccccctctctctcatctctacttttccccaagccagtcataaatgagggtaATGTAATCATTTCTTAcccaatgtgctaaactttagcactgtatccaaacaaccccaatCATACCATGGCCAAATATAGCAAGAGGTCTCAAtgattgtgtatccaaacagggcctcaaTCAATACTTCTTAGTTGTGTGCATTACCACGTAGAAAACATACTCCAATCATGCCATGGCCAAATATAGCAAGACCATGGATAAACAGAGGTCGTTTAGAGAAAATCTTGGTTCATAGCTAGCACCCGCACGAGCGGATAAAAAATTAGAAAGCACAAATTTGAGCGGCATCTGTCTAGAACCGTAGGCACTCATTTTATTCGCAACTGCTCCCAGCTTCTTTTTCATGACGTACTATGATTTGAAAAAGAAATTCCAGTTTCATAACTTTTGATTTAAAAACCTTGATATATCTGTTTAGTCTTTAGTGCACGACTTTGATCTCAATAAATTTTGTACGAGCTTAAAATATAagataaaataaattaatggtCAAATTATACTTCAAAAACATTTTTTCATATATTAATAGACCTTATAAAAAGAAACGGTTGAAAATGCTTTCTAGGCAGAAACGGTTGAAAATGTTTTTTAGGCAGAAACGGTTAAAAATGATTGGAATCTACATTTCCGTCtactgaaaagaaaaaacaatccAACTAGTAATGTTGAGAAATAGTGCAGGATGAGATTTAACTCGAGGCCAATCGAACTGAatcttttatatttttatattttttttattttaggtatttgcagaaataaataggcgATCCAAAATTTGCAGAATTAGAGCTCTGCCACCGGACTCAAACGGCGGTAAACGGTGGTTggtgtcggatttataagcccggtagtccacctgggggttacccaagttgttgatttgtaggtgagggtgattgcgaaaccaagaactccaaggtgatcacaagaacacaaagaggacacgagggttttaaataggttcgggcctccggagagtaataccctacgacctacgtcctgtattttggtggattgtactACTCAATGGTTCGATGGGATGTTGGGATACCCTGGgatgcccttggccgccttatatagactgacgaccaagagttacaaatTAGTTTGAATCTAACCTACtcagtagttacatggaaaataatctgagtcggactacaatacacgttccatgatatccgggcagaTTTGGGCTGTCTTGTTATCTTGATTTGTACTctaagtaacttcatgtccttgacCCACACGCCTTGGTCGGACGGGCTCACTTGTCAGGTCTGGCCAATATCCTGGTcagtagggacccatggggtacccatatcccgtGGAGTACCCATCCTGGTTTATCTCCGTGTTGGCAGCTATAGCCGGTTAGCCGTTTGAACTATCTATAACCCTgggttttttttattattttgttttcgTGTAATTTTGTCtgatatttaaaaaaatatgtagTTACATTGGAAGCACTAAATATTCAGAAATGTCACTTTTGATTGCAATATGAAACTTCGTAATTTGTGAGAGGTAGAGAGCTTCgaggaaataattgaaaataaATTAACTCCCGAccattagatacatagctgtttTCAGCGAAATTACAACAGATAGAAACGAAATTTGTGCACAACATACGAACAACAACGACTTTAGGATGAACAACtaattatagattgcagtggcatgtgcggCACAGATGCTAGCCTAAACAAGTGTCGTTGCTAAATCtagcatgccttaggtaattgaaatagctgGGGATAGAGCCATGTCTACTTTTTAGTAAAACTAGCTTTGCGAGAGCTGGGAGGGCCTAGCTccatagtagccagcaccccTAGAGGATGGCGGAGACAGGggcgatccttgttgtggtggtaggggcacttgcaccatggatcgaTACAAATCAAGTCACATACGATGTTAACCGTCCAAGAATTTGTATCAACTTCGGATTGAAGATCCTCAACCTTACGTCGAGGTCAAAGATGTTGCacttgaggtagtggatgtactcTTGGGTTGTCTTAGTAAGTGGTGGATCGACCCACTTGGCATAACATCAGTttccttcatcgagataagattgaacgtgatgttagtttgtagcacgaGAAGCTTAGACAGAGTAAAGAAGTAATAACTTGACTCACCAAGCCATACGGGCATCGAAAGAAACGCTGGCttccatcaccgtagccatcataCAGCTGAACGACACAAGCCATGCTatggtgacacattggccacGCATCATGTCGGTCGTCATAAGGCTtaagggagtttggaggggcgtagTTAGCCCTGTCCTCTAGAGGGAAGTCATCGAGGGGTTGCCTCATACTCTgttgggccaaaagaacctggtcaagtgatggtgggaataggagcatcccctcctcctcccctcctcccacgacctctccctcttgcAGATGCCATTGTTCTTCCTTCTGCTCAGTGGTGTGGAAGGATATGGGAGAGGAAGATCCAATATAAGGAGTGCTGAGATGGAGATGAACTGCACTCCCATGTGCTCAGTACCCCGTCATGTTCAATCATGCTGAAAAAGGCTAGATATAGGCTTTGCAGGTGCAGGGACGTAGGGCTCAGTGTCGACTCCCATCTGCTTGAGAAGGCTCACGTTCAGGATCCTTGCAGTCTATAGTGTAGGTTTTTCAGTGAGGGTTCACGTCAACAGTGGTTTAGCACTATTTGAGTACTGTACTGGCAGCAGAGCAGTATAATGGGAATAGTGTGGAATCTGAGTACTCCAAGCATGGAGATGAAATGTTATCACAGCACAAACAACTGTACAAGGGGATCCGAGGCGCATaacatgacaaacctaaagAGCACCTTCCCTAGGATAAAATGtcttaggtaatgtaaattggtTGAGCACAACTAACATTCTACTAGGTGAATCGAGGAAGTTTCCCCTTTTTGTTTTGGAGGAATATTCTGCCTCCatttccttcatcttcttctgtcgCTCTTCTTCCTAGAGGAGTTGCACATGACGAGCTTCAAATTCTTCTTCCTGCTATTTCAGTGCTGCCTCTCGAGCACCTAACTAGTCGCGCCACCTTTGCAGTTCATTCTCCTTACCCTTCAAACGGATCTCTTGTTGGTGGATGTGTCGCTCGTGCTCAAGCCGAGCAGCACGTGTTGCGTCTCGAGCCGCTTCCAGCCTACCATAATATTGGATTTTGGTCTCTAGCACCATTGGGATTATGGGCACCTCCCCTAAAGGTCTAGTGTTGATCCATTCCATGAATGTGCATGCCTGCATATTCGTTCCTGATGAGTTCAAGATACTGGTACAtagaaaacatatttaaaatgttTATGAATGGACTGACCTTGAAATTATCATCAATGTTGGTACACTTGAAGTATctacaccccttcttccccctAGGTATGTGATCCTTTCATACTTACAACCACGCACGGAAACCGCAGTGGCATTTGGGGTgctcattccatggtggaaCCCAGGGATGTCTTCCCCCTTATCAGCCTTGCCATTTGGCTGATGGGTTGCATCTTCATCCtttgcatcttcttcttccgccCCATCTTCATTATCTTCTTCATGTTATCCATCAGTACTCTCCACGCCTTTCTCGGCTCTAACTTCAGTACTTCCCACTTCTTCTTGCATCTAACTGCTAGACCCAGTCTTACAgaacacttcaacaaacaatattAGCGGTAAACCGTGTTTAGTACAACCATTTACATAGACCCTCCACTTGTTCCCTATCAAGATCGAAATCCTTAAATAGCCAGTTGCATATTGAAGCCCAAGTCCTGTCTTTTGCTCTTGGTAATTGTTTGCAGAATGACTgaaattcagacaaatctaccccttctgaaccatatctaacctcccttcgaccatagaacacttggaaaaataaactttccGACATACttgtcaatatacacgacacGAATAGTGGAAATTACTTTCATATACTTAACtaactccaacaacacctacatttCAACATACGGTAGAAACATCTAACTCAAGCATTGCCAATAAAAATAATTTTAGAGTTATCTAAATATATGAacaaattcattttattttacccgTACTATATACACGACATTAACAGAGACcattactaaatattactaaatttaactaacTCTAAACACCCGTACATtccaaaaacatatataaagaTATGCACGACGTGAACAAAAATTGTAACTAAATGTAATAATTTCAACTAACCCCTAAAACACCTAACCCCTAAAACACCTAGGTTCTAAATACCTATGCAAAATATAACTCTTGCACTatgaataataatttttttaaaatttatctaaataaatcaacaaactaattttccTATAACATAAATACCTAAGCTAAATACACTATACCGACTAACgtatatttttctatgtctcatATGAACACCTAGATTTTATCTACTAATTAAACACTACACCATTTCTATAGCTACTACATCAACTATTACATCTACCTACTACGAGTTAAGCTAAACTAGGGGATTAGTAAAAATACCTCAAACGAAGCGAAGATCCGGACTTCAATCTCCACCCTacttccctcccctcctctcccctcctctcctccctccctccctccctttctttctcttctcctccctccctttcttcttctttcccggACCCTCCCTCACTTCCTCTTCTCTCGCGACCGCGCGCTCCCTCCTCTCTCGCTCGGTTCTGGGCGTGGGCATGCGAAACTGACGTGGTGCATGCGCTAGGGGCAGCCGCATGCGGCTTTTAAAGATGCGGGGGAGCTACCGCCGACTGATTTGGTGGTAGCTTTCCCGCTCCCACTGTTTGAATTGCCGGTGCTTGTTACCGCCCGCTGATCCGGCGGAAAGCGGATACCGCCGGATGGAACAACGGTAACAACCTCGTCCCACGCGCCGCTGCAAACCGTGTGCCGCCCGCCGGATCAGAGGGCGGTAAGCGGATTTGTATGCTGACGTGGCAAACACGGGAAGCTACCGCCATTTCACCCGACGGTATCTTCTCTTACCACCAGTTGAGACGGCGATAACCTTTTACCGCCGTTTGATGCAGCATCAGAGGTTTATTTCCGTAAATTTTTGGATCgtctatttatttctgcaaatttgtaaaataaaaaataaaaaaataaaaaattccaaTCGAACTAATACCCAGCCCATTAGGCCCATAAAAAACACAGAAGCTAATGGCAAAACGATGGCGTGCTATGGCCGCGGGCCTGGGCCGCCGCCATCTTCGACCCCGCGAGGCCGCTTTCCCCCGCCGGCGAACTCCGCGCCGAGCCGCCGACCACACGCACATGAGGCGCTCTCGTGCTCTGACATCACCCCTGCACCTGCACGCTACCCTTCGGGCTTCGGCCCCTGCGCCTTCTCCGTTGCCCGCGCCCCGCGGCCAGCGACGCCGGGATGCTTGCCGCCGCCAGCCGGGAAGGCTCGAAGCAATGGCGCCCTGGGATTGCTTTGAGATTCGGAAAAGGGACGCGTGGACTGTGGAGCGTCCAGGGATGAATGAAGCCCACGCGTGGAGCGTCGCCTGCGCACTGGGCTTATCCCCTTCCCTTCCGCTAGTCATCCCTTCATTTCACGCCTAAACCCCGACCCTTCCATCTCGTCGGCAAGGtcgcttctctctctctctctctctctctctctctctctctctctctctctctctctcgggtTCCGCTCCTCATGGCCGGGCTCGGCACTGGCCTGGGAgcgcgcccctccgccgccttcGAGGCTAGCTGGTTCCGGCCACTCGCTTCCCCTCTCCGCCCCCGCTCCGGTACGGATACACACCTCCCCCCTCTCCTCTGGCCGCTAGTCGTTAGTCGAATGCTCTGCTAGTGTTCTCTGGCTCTGCGTGTCAAGTCGTAGTGCCTAGCTACGTTGCTGGCTCTCCTGTCTGTTCTTCTCCGGTCTAATTACCGTTTATACTAGATCATGTGTTAGGTTCACCTTGGTGCCCGGTCTTATTGCAGAGCTTAGAAGTGTTTTATACTTCTAGTCTAGGCTTTGTTGTTGGCTCCGCAACAAAATGTGGACGTATATCCCTTTCCCTGTGAGAAATTGAGGAGAATTGTCACCCAATTTATCGGACTGCCACCTATTTTCCTTTTGTGGCAGTACTTGTTTAGTCATGTAAATTGGTTGAACCTGCACAAAGGACAGATTTTATGTTTTTTATAATGTTATATGCCTCCCTTCTAAGTcatattgaaaaaaaatctgcTTCAAGCCGTGCCACATAGGAGGCACACTCATTGTATCTGTCATGTATGTGGATTattggggagggaggagagggtggcTGGTGGCCATGGAGGGTCGATGGCGTGGGGGAGTTAGCGTTCACGACGTAGATGGTTGTGGAATTAGAGTCCCTTATGTCATTTCCAAGGAAGAAATTCTTTTTGTAGGGTATGACTGAGCTCATTTTGCTAGAGCTGCGCCTGACTGGTTCTCCCTCATTGCATTGCTGCAGGGAAATTGATAGTGCCAAAGCGATCCTTCACTGTGTCGAGTAAGCTTGCGTGGGTTGAAGATGAGCTCATGGAGATAAGCAAGTACAGCTTTCTGCTACTGCTATGTTGGTTTTAAGCTCTTGGCTGTGCTCTTCTGTATCAAGACATTTAGCAATAGTCAGACTCCTTGGTCTAGATCCCGGATTTCCAGTAATCTTTCACTACCTACTAGTTGATACGCGTCTTCTCATGATAATCTCTTAGTTTTGGGGTTCTCTACATTGAACTAATACACCGAGTAACCAATTTATGTTATGTGTTGTTTTTACTGATTCTGCTGACAGACTGATAACACACTTTTGCATTAAAAGGTCACAAGAGCAAAGTTCAGTAAAATCAAAGAAAAGGCCACCTTTAAGACGTGGCAAGGTCTCCCCACAACTTCCTGTACCAGAGCACATTCCAAAACCATCTTATGTTGGTTCAAAAGGATTGCCAGAACTATGCAAGGGTGAACTACATGATGCTCAAGGGATTGCTGGAATGAGAGCTGCTTGCAAACTTGCTGCCCGTGTTCTTGACTTTGCTGGGACTTTAGTTAAGGTAAGCTTATTCATTTGTAGACAACTAAATACTCTCTGTTCTCTACCTCAATCGTTTGCTTTCTATACATTAATAATGTTTGTTTCACTCTCATCTCAGCCATCAGTTACCACAAATGAAATTGACGCTGCAGTGCATAATATGATCATTGAGGCTGGTGCTTATCCTTCTCCACTTGGCTATCGTGGATTCCCTAAAAGTATATGTACATCAGTAAATGAGTGTGTCTGTCACGGAATCCCTGATTCAACACAGCTGCAGGTTACAGATAATGAAACTTGCCTCTTCCCATCTCCCTGCATTGTAGTATCTTAGTATCATGGGCTAACAAATATTCTTTCTGCTGCAGAATGGGGACATTATAAATATTGATGTAAATGTGTTCTTGAATGTAAGATTTCTCTCCTAAAATTGTGCATATATGATAGGTACATCTGGCATTACCAAATTTTGATGACCACTTCCCATTCCTAACAAGTTCCATATATCTCTCAACAGGGATACCATGGGGGTACCTCCAAAACATTTGTATGTGGACAGGTGGATGATTCTATCAAGCATTTCTTGAAGGTAAGCTGTTATTACTGTTTAAGATGGTTCATTCAGTACTCAAATAGCTACTCCGATTTGCACAATGGACATTTTTCCTTGTTTATAAATCTGTTGAAGACAAATAATCCAAAAGGGTTTTCCATCTGGGTCATCCCATTGGTTCTTTTCTCTTTTGCATTTTATTAACTGGACGATTCTTCCCTACATCAGGACATGCACAGAtgatatttgatttttcttattGCATCAGGCAGCTGAGGAATGCTTGGAGAAGGGCATTTCTGTCTGCAGGGATGGTGTGAACTACAGAAAGATTGGCAAGAAAATAAGGTTCTTTTTTGCTTTGTCATAAAGTTACAAAAATAAATTACTTTTAGTACAAGTACATGCTGGTTGATTCAAATTGTGTTACTCATGAGCCCAGGTTAGGAATTGAGCCTAGCTCATTTTGGTAGGAGGTGTGGGTGTACAGTCCTACCACCTATATTTTAGTCTTTAACTCTAATTTGGGTGACTATTTCTTCTTATTCGCACTGTCACCTAGTTCAAGCTATTTTATAAGCTCGGTTAACTTGTACAGGATGCAATGAGAAAGATCAACATAGTACTAATAATGAATCGCTTAGAACTAAACAGTAAGGGATTACCGGCACCTTAGAATTAAACAGTAAGGGATTGCCAGCGCCTTGTTCTTGATACTTAATGCAGGGAATTTGACTCCCTAATTTGACTTCATGACTCTGTTATCTACAAACTACCATTCTAAATTTTTAGAACATTAGCACTTGTTTTTCCTAGCTTATAGATTCATCGTTTCAACTGTCAAGTTGAGAAAATTATTCAGAACTGGTTACATTCCAGTAAAAAAATTTGAGTTAAGTACTCCATAAAGAAAGGCCGCTGAACAAAGAAGCTGTGAGTGAAATGGTTCACAGTGATTCACCATAGAAAAAGTTCAAAGAGGTAACCTGAAGTCCTGAACTTTTAGCAGAGCTTCTCGTGGCATCAAGTGTTATGTTAGAACACACTATGCAGAGGTGAGGGCACCACTTGGCCTTCACCAGTCTTCATATACCTTGGAGAAGATGTTGGACGCATTCATGATATTTAGTTCCTcttttgttgtcatttttatTACAGTCAGCCCCTTTTCTCTTTCATAACCTAGATAATTCCAAACATCACTTGCAAATCTTTATTGATTTGAGAAAATGTAGAAAACAGTTGGAAGATGTAAAAAGCAGACAGTTGACttcattaatatattttttcctaAACATGTGATGATTTGTCATATGGTAAAGGATGCGTCAGATTTGCTTCTACGATATCACATGCATCTTATTTTACTTCTTACAATTTCAGCAAGCTTGCTTATTTTTATGGCTATTATGTGGTGGAACGCTTTGTTGGGCATGGAATTGGAACTATGTATCATTCTGAGCCACTTATCCTACATCATGGTGAGTACCTATTTTTGACACCTTTTCAACATACTTTACCGTTgacatttttgtttctttgggtAATAATTCATGGAGTTTGTCTTGCATGTTGCTAGATTTACTTGTTTCCAGCTCAGATGTCCTAAATTTCAGTTCTAtcacttcctttttttttctcaaacgacgcaggagagctgcgtgtcatttcattgagaaaaaaaatgacacgCCGTTCTATCACTTGTTGTTAGGAACATTTGCTTATCTAGACTGACGAGATGTAGTAGTAAGCAGTTTAGTTATATGTAAGATTAATTTATCCCTAGCAAGATggaaacatgattttttttcttcagaaaaCTGGTTGCGCTGTCATCAGATGCACTTTGTATTGTTTCCAAGGATTGTTATTGATTTGACATTTTTTATCCATCTTAAGATGAGCGGTCAATATTAGCTCCAATGTCCTGCTTAAATAACGCATGAAATTGACTATACATGGGACTAACAAATTCTCTGTTTTGTAGCCAACGAAAACTCAGGGCGGATGGTTGAGGGTCAAATATTTACGATCGGTATGTGCTATTCATTATCCTTGCGTATTGTATGTTTGGACCTCCATTCTCAGTTGATTGGTTGATGACTTTTTgccctgtttggcagagctccagctCTAAGAAATCTGCATTTCTTGGAGCTGGATTTATAGGTACACCCAAGTTGTTTGGTTGAACTGTTATTATTGTTTCCTTTCTATtcttgacaaaaaaaatagtgttaaGGTTCTTGATTTTAGCATACAAACTCCAGATCTGAGGTGAAACTTGGAGCTGGAACTGTGCCAAACGGGGTGTTAGAATAGTGTTTACTGGAGATTTCATACTGGTTCACCCATGCTTGAACATGTATGAGGGAAAAACTTGGCACAATGAAAATGGTATAGGTCTGAAATATTGATAAATGGGCATGGTAACTAGTCTTACAAGCTCTTACATATATTGTGTAGACATGAAGAGTTAGGAAGAAAGGTTCGGAGAATTTTCACAATAATTAGCATTGCAGCCTTTGCCATGCTTAAATAGCACACGGCAGGCAAAGAATCAGGAGCCATCTACATGGACAGCTACCCTAGTTATGTGCTATTACTAGGCAGCTAATCTGGGCAGTCAAAGCAATAACTTGTCCTAAAGGCCTGCC harbors:
- the LOC117846283 gene encoding methionine aminopeptidase 1B, chloroplastic isoform X1; protein product: MAGLGTGLGARPSAAFEASWFRPLASPLRPRSGKLIVPKRSFTVSSKLAWVEDELMEISKSQEQSSVKSKKRPPLRRGKVSPQLPVPEHIPKPSYVGSKGLPELCKGELHDAQGIAGMRAACKLAARVLDFAGTLVKPSVTTNEIDAAVHNMIIEAGAYPSPLGYRGFPKSICTSVNECVCHGIPDSTQLQNGDIINIDVNVFLNGYHGGTSKTFVCGQVDDSIKHFLKAAEECLEKGISVCRDGVNYRKIGKKISKLAYFYGYYVVERFVGHGIGTMYHSEPLILHHANENSGRMVEGQIFTIEPILTMEKTECVTWEDGWTTVTADGSWAAQFEHTILVTRNGAEILTKL
- the LOC117846283 gene encoding methionine aminopeptidase 1B, chloroplastic isoform X2; this translates as MEISKSQEQSSVKSKKRPPLRRGKVSPQLPVPEHIPKPSYVGSKGLPELCKGELHDAQGIAGMRAACKLAARVLDFAGTLVKPSVTTNEIDAAVHNMIIEAGAYPSPLGYRGFPKSICTSVNECVCHGIPDSTQLQNGDIINIDVNVFLNGYHGGTSKTFVCGQVDDSIKHFLKAAEECLEKGISVCRDGVNYRKIGKKISKLAYFYGYYVVERFVGHGIGTMYHSEPLILHHANENSGRMVEGQIFTIEPILTMEKTECVTWEDGWTTVTADGSWAAQFEHTILVTRNGAEILTKL